In Uranotaenia lowii strain MFRU-FL chromosome 2, ASM2978415v1, whole genome shotgun sequence, one genomic interval encodes:
- the LOC129744294 gene encoding uncharacterized protein LOC129744294, protein MCWRLPTQAIGGAELQSVYYGITGDDSEVSAGTDPYEKAKQTLSDHFAPKQHESYERFEFWTLKKGDDEPIEKYLIRIKQQAEKCYFGKTEVESRQIAILDKLNQNAPEELRRKLLEKQHLSLDDATRIVNSFQAIKYQAARMSQQTNATQINRVDFSRTSLNKNKSKMEYIPAKCAMCGFARHRDGMRCPAVGKQCFRCHDYDHLANMCPQNIERIAKGRDSNKRKWSSQRNQNYDKRPKYVHRVESEEEEDRKVHLSVYRIDDEKDEMVTCEIGGVSIEMLIDSGSTHNLIDDRTWEFMKMKGVSYQSERKDSTKRFLAYGRVPLNLLTVFDATLNVIDGNDIITADTTFYVIEGGQQPLLGKVTAQNLGLLRVGLPSCVNNKVNRVNVNKSFPKIKDFQLTLPIDDSIPAVIQPLRRCPIPMLHKVKEKLDELLSVGIIERVDKPSPWVSPLVPIIKDNGDLRLCVDMRKANKAIQRLNHPLPVFDNILPKLNGAKFFTTLDVRLSIK, encoded by the coding sequence ATGTGCTGGCGCTTGCCGACACAGGCCATTGGAGGAGCTGAACTACAATCTGTCTATTACGGAATCACTGGTGATGATTCAGAAGTTTCAGCTGGAACTGATCCATATGAGAAGGCTAAACAAACACTTTCTGACCATTTTGCCCCAAAACAACACGAAAGCTATGAAAGATTTGAGTTCTGGACATTGAAAAAGGGTGATGACGAACCTATTGAGAAATATTTGATTCGCATTAAACAACAGgctgaaaaatgttattttggaaaaacggaAGTTGAAAGTCGCCAGATTGCAATTTTAGACAAACTTAACCAAAATGCTCCAGAAGAACTGCGCCGGAAACTGCTTGAGAAACAACACCTGTCGTTGGATGATGCCACACGAATTGTGAACTCATTTCAAGCGATTAAGTACCAAGCAGCTCGAATGAGTCAGCAAACAAATGCAACGCAAATCAATCGAGTTGATTTCTCTAGAACATCgctcaataaaaataaatctaaaatggAGTACATACCAGCTAAATGTGCCATGTGTGGTTTTGCCAGACATCGTGACGGTATGAGATGCCCTGCAGTAGGGAAGCAGTGCTTTCGATGCCATGACTACGATCATCTAGCTAACATGTGTCCTCAGAACATTGAAAGAATAGCTAAAGGCCGGGATTCAAATAAGCGAAAATGGTCTAGTCAACGGaaccaaaattatgacaaacgaCCCAAGTATGTACATCGAGTGGAAAGCGAGGAGGAGGAAGACAGAAAAGTGCACTTGTCGGTATACAGGATTGATGATGAAAAAGATGAAATGGTGACTTGTGAAATCGGAGGTGTTTCTATTGAAATGTTAATTGATTCAGGTTCAACACACAATCTAATCGATGATCGAACATGGGAGTTTATGAAAATGAAAGGAGTGTCTTACCAATCTGAAAGAAAAGATAGTACCAAACGATTTTTGGCTTATGGAAGAGTGCCGTTGAACCTGCTTACAGTGTTTGACGCTACTCTAAATGTAATCGATGGAAACGACATAATTACAGCGGATACAACGTTTTACGTCATCGAAGGAGGTCAGCAGCCTTTACTGGGCAAAGTAACAGCTCAAAACTTGGGGCTTTTAAGAGTTGGACTGCCAAGCTGCGTCAACAATAAAGTGAATCGAGTCAACGTAAACAAGTCctttccaaaaatcaaagattttcaGCTGACACTTCCTATTGATGATTCTATACCAGCAGTTATACAACCACTCCGTCGTTGTCCTATTCCTATGTTGCATAAAGTGAAAGAAAAGTTGGATGAGCTTTTGAGCGTAGGTATTATCGAGCGTGTTGATAAACCTTCTCCATGGGTGTCACCGTTGGTTCCAATTATCAAAGACAATGGAGATTTACGACTTTGTGTAGATATGCGAAAAGCAAACAAAGCTATACAACGGTTGAATCATCCGTTACCAGTTTTCGACAACATCTTACCAAAATtaaatggagcaaaatttttCACTACACTTGATGTCAGGCTTTCCATCAAGTAG